The genomic DNA AGGAGCTGCAAGGCGCACCCGAGCCGCGCGCTGCCGACGAACCGGAGCAAGCAGCAGAGACGCCCGCGCCCGCAAGCCCACCAGACCCGGCAGCCAGCGATGCCATGGACGAGGCCCAAGCGGCACAGAGCACACCGGCTGGTGATGCGCCGCCGCAGGGCGAGGCGCGCCTGCCCAGCTTTGACCTCGTCCGCATCGAACCCGGTGGCGCGGCGGTCATTGCGGGCAATGCCGCGCCGGGCGATGCCGTGTGGCTCCTGCTCGACGGCGCGCCCATCGCAGATGCAACAGCCGACGCCTCGGGGGCCTTCGTAGCACTCACCAACATCCAGCCCGGCGATGTGCCGCGCGTGCTGACGCTTCTCGCCAAGGGCGAGGCGGGCGAGCGGCGATCGGAAGCCAGTGTGATTGTTGCGCCTGCCGTCACCGTGGCGAATGCCGACGAACAGCCAAGCGACGCGCCGCTTGAAACCGCCTCTCTCGGAGAAGATAGCGCGCCCGCGTCACTGGCCGAGACCCCGCCCGCAGAAACCGAGGCCCAACCCTCCCCGCCCGAAGCCCCCACGCCGCCGGACATGGACGATGCGCCTGCCATCGCCTCTGCCGCGGCCAGCCCGGCAGGTGAGGAAAGCGAAGCGGCAGCGGAGCCGTCTTCTGAGCCGGGCGAAGCCGATGCGCCGCAGGCGGCCGAAGCTGCGCCGGAAGGGCCCGCAGAGGGCCCCGCGACGCCCGATGCGCCCGCCACCACGGCTGCCAACCCAGGCAATGCGCCCGTCACCGGCCCCGGCGAGCCCGCCACATCGCCACAACTCCCCTCGGCTGAAACCCCGGAAACCGCCGCAGCCGAGCCGCTGCCTGCCACAAAAACCGCCCGCGCTGCTGCCCCCGCTGTCTCCGGCGAGGGCGCACAGCTTCTGGTGGCCAGTGGCGAGGGGCTGCGGGTGCTTCAACCCAGCGCCACGGCTGCAGAAGTGCCGCTGCGGGTTGAGACCATCGGCTACCGTGAAGGCGCGGTCACCCTTTCGGGCCGGGGCACCGGCGGGCCGTCAGACCTGCGGATCTACCTCGATAACGACCCGGTCGCCGTGGCGCCGCTTGATACCGATGGCACATGGACCGCCGAGTTGAGCGGCGTGACCCCGGGCACCTACACGCTGCGGGTCGACCAATTGGCGCAAAACGGCAAGGTAACAGGACGGTTTGAGACGCCCTTCCTGCGGGAAAGCGAGGCGGCACTTGCCCGCAACGCGCCCGCGCCGACAGATGCCGAGGGGCTCGCCGTTTCGGTCATCACCGTGCAACCGGGCTATTCGCTCTGGGCCATCGCCTCTGACCGCTACGGCG from Oceanicola sp. D3 includes the following:
- a CDS encoding LysM peptidoglycan-binding domain-containing protein, coding for MSAWNSLSPVLRGGLTAGALALAGAGLWLWQGGVAPEAEPGAEVSSGEDASGAVEAEAGSTEEKGGTVAGSGAAEELQGAPEPRAADEPEQAAETPAPASPPDPAASDAMDEAQAAQSTPAGDAPPQGEARLPSFDLVRIEPGGAAVIAGNAAPGDAVWLLLDGAPIADATADASGAFVALTNIQPGDVPRVLTLLAKGEAGERRSEASVIVAPAVTVANADEQPSDAPLETASLGEDSAPASLAETPPAETEAQPSPPEAPTPPDMDDAPAIASAAASPAGEESEAAAEPSSEPGEADAPQAAEAAPEGPAEGPATPDAPATTAANPGNAPVTGPGEPATSPQLPSAETPETAAAEPLPATKTARAAAPAVSGEGAQLLVASGEGLRVLQPSATAAEVPLRVETIGYREGAVTLSGRGTGGPSDLRIYLDNDPVAVAPLDTDGTWTAELSGVTPGTYTLRVDQLAQNGKVTGRFETPFLRESEAALARNAPAPTDAEGLAVSVITVQPGYSLWAIASDRYGDGMDYHKVLEANRGQIRDPDLIYPGQIFDLPD